From a single Larimichthys crocea isolate SSNF chromosome XIII, L_crocea_2.0, whole genome shotgun sequence genomic region:
- the cldn12 gene encoding claudin-12 encodes MSCRNIHATNAFSFIIAFVCVGGIAVAALIPQWRITRLVTFNRNAKNVSVYDGLWAKCVKQDGYSGCYYYDSEWYSKVDQLDLRLLQFCLPTCLVLSSLALLLCMSGMCKTCCCSEKPEPDIKTIRFLVNSAGCHLVAGMFLFLSGAIAIAPSVWFLFRTKEMNIRYDNIFSDGFAVYVSIGCSGGLMLASLLMFMWYCMCKKLPSPFWLPLQSMPTSLSAQPLTANGYPPSPVYGPQPFPPQAYPPTVIDAQPYVAAQGYAQSVVAPAPTQVYMSQISAPEVYGSEVGGTQAYSYAPSQSYAPSQSYAPSQGYASSYTGRHYSSRSRMSAIEIDIPVIQGQ; translated from the exons ATGTCGTGCCGGAACATCCACGCCACCAACGCTTTTTCCTTCATCattgcctttgtgtgtgtgggagggattGCCGTGGCAGCGTTAATCCCACAGTGGCGCATAACGAGACTCGTCACCTTCAATCGTAATGCCAAGAATGTCAGCGTGTATGATGGGCTGTGGGCTAAATGTGTGAAACAGGATGGCTATTCGGGATGTTACTACTATGATTCAGAG TGGTACTCTAAAGTGGATCAGCTGGACCTGCGGCTCCTGCAGTTCTGCCTGCCTACATGCCTGGTGCTCAGCTCTCTGGCCTTGCTGCTGTGCATGTCAGGAATGTGTaagacctgctgctgctcagaaaAGCCTGAACCGGACATTAAGACCATCAGATTCCTGGTAAACAGTGCAGGCTGTCACCTGGTGGCTgggatgtttttatttctcagcgGTGCCATCGCCATCGCACCCTCTGTGTGGTTCCTTTTCCGCACCAAGGAAATGAACATCAGATAtgacaacattttctctgatgGCTTTGCTGTGTATGTATCCATAGGCTGCTCTGGAGGACTAATGCTAGCATCCCTGCTGATGTTCATgtggtactgtatgtgtaaaaaGTTGCCTTCACCCTTCTGGTTGCCCCTGCAGTCCATGCCTACCTCTCTGTCCGCCCAGCCTCTCACTGCCAATGGATATCCTCCTTCCCCTGTTTATGGTCCTCAGCCCTTCCCACCACAGGCCTATCCTCCCACAGTGATCGACGCCCAGCCGTATGTAGCTGCTCAGGGCTATGCTCAAAGTGTGGTCGCCCCTGCACCAACGCAGGTGTACATGTCTCAGATTTCTGCCCCGGAGGTGTACGGCTCTGAGGTGGGAGGGACCCAGGCCTACAGCTACGCTCCATCACAGAGTTACGCTCCCTCGCAGAGTTACGCTCCTTCTCAGGGCTACGCATCTAGCTACACAGGCCGCCACTACTCCTCCCGCTCAAGGATGTCTGCCATAGAAATTGACATTCCCGTGATACAGGGACAGTAA